The Plasmodium coatneyi strain Hackeri chromosome 5, complete sequence DNA window GCACCCTAAAAAGTGTTGGCAATCAAATAGGAGTTGGAAAAGAATCAGAcatctatatatgtaaagaTACGAGCGGAAATTTGTTGTGTTTAAAAATACATAGGTTAGGTAGAATATCCTTTAGAactattaaaaataataggGACTattatgggaagaaaaatttccgAAATTGGCTGTACTTGTCCAAAATAGCTGCCACGAAGGAATATGCTTATTTGAAAGCTCTGTATGAAAATAACTTCCCAGTTCCAAAACCTTATGACCTAAACAGACATATGATTCTCATGTCGTATGTAAATGGGTACCCCCTGTCACACGTAAAAATTAGTAACCCCTTTAAGATAATAGACGTCTTAATAAACACGATCATTAAATTTGCCAAGGCGAATATAATTCATGGAGATTTCAACGAATTTAACATTCTCATAGATGACGATGAGAAAATAACTGTTATAGATTTTCCCCAAATAGTTTCTCTACAGCATGCGAATGCAAAGTTGTACTTTGACCGAGACGTCAGAGGTGTCGTTAACCACTTTtataaaaagtacaaaataaaaattgaagatTACCCTGTTTATGAGGATGTCATTTTGCTGACTAATGATAAAATTGTGGTGGACGAGAATTTGCTTTCCAGTTGTGATGAGCATGCCCTCATGGACGTCCTGCAGAATGATGGCTCTGACTCGGTCTGCACCGGGCCGGAGCAGGTGAACGGTAGTGACGATGGCGTCGAAAGTGATCAAGGTAACCAAAGTGACGAAATGGACGAAGTGGAAGAAAGTGACGAAATTGATGGAAGCCGTCGCAGTGAGGCAAACCGCCCAAGCACTGTTAGTGAGAGCACTCAGGGGGAAACGCCCCGCAGCGTGGGAACCCAGGGGGGGGACTCCTTCTCTTCTGAAGGAAAGTACAAAGACGCCTACGAGAGCAACgcggaaagggaaaaggcaaATGACCAGCTGGAGAAAAGATTGGACGGATTGGATGACAATGGCGTGGAAAGTGcacaagggggagaagcgGATCAGCCaggaaataagaaggaagaggaggagacCCAAGGCAGGGGGGTT harbors:
- a CDS encoding ROI kinase-like protein, producing MKLDISCFCFLSKNEYRVLTAIEMGMRNHEYLPVSLIASIANLRKEGINSVLKKLLKNKLISHENKKYDGYKLTYLGYDFLALRAFINRGTLKSVGNQIGVGKESDIYICKDTSGNLLCLKIHRLGRISFRTIKNNRDYYGKKNFRNWLYLSKIAATKEYAYLKALYENNFPVPKPYDLNRHMILMSYVNGYPLSHVKISNPFKIIDVLINTIIKFAKANIIHGDFNEFNILIDDDEKITVIDFPQIVSLQHANAKLYFDRDVRGVVNHFYKKYKIKIEDYPVYEDVILLTNDKIVVDENLLSSCDEHALMDVLQNDGSDSVCTGPEQVNGSDDGVESDQGNQSDEMDEVEESDEIDGSRRSEANRPSTVSESTQGETPRSVGTQGGDSFSSEGKYKDAYESNAEREKANDQLEKRLDGLDDNGVESAQGGEADQPGNKKEEEETQGRGVSSPMKNEEAITNGKCSGTEEKTQGEDKDRHDGHPVSGEEETEGKIVSNDPNHQVDGGTSEKSAHQVNCTKGMSSEASGDEVSGDEVSGDEASGDEASELTAYSSCESEGGISENSTKKLSETWQPHIKKYTKEYAKSKLKYMYRKKKNKEKYKENLKTKNKKKLMEKIKNYV